Proteins encoded by one window of Salvia splendens isolate huo1 chromosome 14, SspV2, whole genome shotgun sequence:
- the LOC121764671 gene encoding subtilisin-like protease SBT3, translating into MAIPHKLWCFVLIILPHFISIIFADDYDTYIIHMDASAMPKAFSTHHNWYLTTLSSISNPNTNTIKPTTTLSSSSSSKLIYTYTNAINGFTALLSPSELRSLADSPGFLSSTRDTTVKRDTTHSNQFLGLNDDHGVWPASHYGRDVIIGLVDTGIWPESRSFGDAGLGPIPSRWKGACESGTQFNSSMCNNKLIGARSFNKGLLAKYPNITIAMNSARDTDGHGTHTSSTAAGGVAEGADYFGYAPGTARGTATGARVAMYKALWDEGSVVSDIIAAIDQAIADGIDVISISLGIDGTPLYADPIAIAAFAAMEHGIFVSTSAGNKGPFLATLHNGTPWVLTVAASTVDREFHGAVVLATGASVTGQALYPGNSSATEFPLIFPKSCTDAKSLKNLKNRDIIIVCVDTNFTLSDQLYNAGELKIAGAVFITNTTDISFYTQTSFPAIFLTFEKGSEILNYINTTSQPKASLSFKQTSLGTKPAPRLASYSSRGPSPSCPVVLKPDLTAPGDQILAAWPSNSAVTQLKSGEIYNDFNIISGTSMSCPHAAGVAALLRGTHPTWSPAAIRSAMITTASFLDNTGYPIADLGLDNKPATPIDMGAGQVDPNRAVDPGLVYEAGRDDYVSLMCAMNFTDKQIQTVTRSSSYSCSNASLDLNYPSFVAFFRVHDGRDSGAREMRRTVTNVGGGRAVYEAKVTVEGGLNVTVSPERLEFEGENEKKSFVLRVEDPRLVKNNSIVYGALSWIESNGNRVVRNPIVVTTISPDLLPHG; encoded by the coding sequence ATGGCAATTCCCCACAAATTGTGGTGTTTTGTGTTGATCATACTTCCACATTTCATTTCCATAATTTTTGCAGATGATTATGATACCTACATTATCCACATGGATGCCTCAGCCATGCCCAAAGCCTTCTCTACTCACCACAATTGGTACTTAACCACACTCTCATCAATATCCAatccaaacacaaacacaatcaAACCTACCACAACTCTCTCTTCATCATCCTCATCCAAACTCATCTACACTTACACCAATGCCATCAATGGCTTCACCGCCCTCCTCTCCCCCTCCGAGCTCCGATCCCTCGCCGACTCCCCTGGCTTCCTCTCCTCCACCCGGGACACGACGGTGAAGCGCGACACCACTCACTCCAACCAATTTCTCGGCCTCAACGATGACCACGGCGTGTGGCCCGCCTCCCACTACGGCCGCGACGTCATCATCGGCCTCGTGGACACCGGGATCTGGCCCGAGAGCCGGAGCTTCGGCGACGCCGGCCTCGGCCCAATCCCGTCTCGGTGGAAAGGCGCGTGCGAGAGCGGCACCCAATTCAACTCCTCGATGTGCAACAACAAACTCATCGGCGCCAGGTCGTTCAACAAGGGCCTACTCGCAAAGTACCCGAACATCACCATCGCGATGAACTCCGCCCGCGACACGGACGGCCACGGCACGCACACGTCGAGCACAGCCGCGGGCGGGGTCGCCGAGGGGGCGGACTACTTCGGGTACGCTCCGGGCACAGCCAGGGGGACCGCGACTGGGGCGCGCGTGGCAATGTACAAGGCCCTGTGGGACGAGGGGTCCGTCGTCTCTGACATCATCGCCGCCATCGACCAGGCCATCGCCGATGGCATTGACGTCATCTCCATTTCCCTAGGCATAGACGGCACGCCCCTCTATGCTGACCCTATCGCCATAGCCGCATTCGCGGCTATGGAACATGGCATCTTCGTTTCCACCTCCGCCGGCAACAAGGGCCCGTTCCTCGCGACCCTCCACAACGGAACGCCGTGGGTCCTCACCGTGGCCGCCTCGACAGTCGACCGTGAGTTCCACGGCGCCGTCGTGCTAGCCACCGGAGCCTCCGTTACCGGGCAAGCACTCTACCCTGGCAACTCCTCTGCCACAGAATTCCCCTTAATCTTCCCCAAATCTTGCACCGATGCAAAATCACTCAAAAATCTCAAAAACAGAGACATCATCATCGTCTGCGTTGACACCAATTTCACTCTCAGCGACCAGCTCTACAACGCCGGCGAATTGAAAATCGCCGGCGCCGTCTTCATCACCAACACCACCGACATCTCATTCTACACACAAACATCATTTCCCGCAATTTTCCTCACTTTCGAAAAAGGCTCTGAAATCCTCAATTACATCAACACCACATCCCAACCTAAAGCAAGCCTCAGCTTCAAGCAAACATCCCTCGGCACGAAGCCCGCTCCGCGCCTCGCGAGCTACAGCTCACGAGGCCCGTCCCCGAGCTGCCCGGTCGTCCTGAAGCCCGACCTGACAGCTCCGGGCGACCAAATCCTGGCCGCGTGGCCGTCGAATTCGGCCGTCACCCAGTTGAAATCCGGAGAAATCTACAACGACTTCAATATAATATCCGGGACATCGATGTCCTGTCCCCACGCCGCAGGTGTGGCGGCCCTGCTGCGGGGGACCCACCCCACCTGGTCCCCCGCAGCAATCCGATCCGCAATGATAACCACAGCCAGTTTTTTAGACAATACTGGTTATCCAATTGCGGACCTGGGGCTGGATAACAAACCCGCCACGCCAATCGACATGGGGGCCGGGCAGGTGGACCCGAATAGGGCGGTCGATCCTGGCCTCGTCTACGAGGCCGGGAGAGACGATTACGTCAGCCTGATGTGCGCGATGAACTTCACCGATAAGCAGATACAGACGGTGACGCGTTCGAGCAGCTACAGCTGCTCGAACGCGTCGCTGGACCTGAATTACCCGTCGTTCGTCGCGTTCTTTCGCGTGCACGATGGGAGGGATTCGGGGGCGAGGGAGATGAGGCGGACGGTGACGAATGTGGGAGGCGGGAGAGCGGTTTACGAGGCGAAAGTGACGGTGGAGGGAGGGCTAAACGTCACCGTTTCGCCGGAGAGATTGGAGTTTGAGGGGGAGAATGAGAAGAAGAGCTTTGTTTTGAGAGTGGAGGATCCGAGGTTGGTGAAGAACAACTCCATTGTTTATGGAGCTTTGAGCTGGATTGAATCTAATGGTAATCGTGTGGTTAGAAATCCGATTGTTGTTACAACTATATCTCCTGACCTTCTTCCACATGGTTGA
- the LOC121765630 gene encoding probable serine/threonine-protein kinase At1g01540: MSDLYGSNESEDMSSFIQILLQNSSSSAAVSDGAAAAGGFFGGGGAVAESSTSISFSDPSCFFAGGPSGKNLASNCEGGEAFDIPVNPAPPRSSKRSRAAEVHNLSEKRRRSRINEKLKALQNLIPNSNKTDKASMLDEAIEYLKQLQLQVQMLTMRNGLSLHPGYSLQSLLAPSPGLAIDEGNPLLHTNRGTDALSRDQDVFLQSSVAPMNLGPSALPTLVPSTQNAANSAMLPSYAPPLQQNRYGLLNHIASTKDICRDDALSRLNSSSPGFPFPFPALSGATVFFSFSHRSQNASISTLKYFSQKKMSDGKGKPAFLNDQLSKRTTIFGLRLWVVVGICVGAAIVILLFLLSLCFTSRRNKSKTLTNKNPTFIPTVSREIQEIRVDPPISDPDPEPAHVEVKKGDQDGGGPEVSHLGWGHWYTLRELEEATNEFADENVIGEGGYGIVYKGVLEGDHKVAVKNLLNNRGQAEREFKVEVEAIGRVRHKNLVRLLGYCAEGTHRMLVYEYVNSGNLEQWLHGDVGPCSPLTWEIRMNIILGTAKGLTYLHECLEPKVVHRDIKSSNILLDRQWHAKVSDFGLAKLIGSEKSYITTRVMGTFGYVAPEYASTGMLNERSDVYSFGILVMEIITGRNPVDYGRPTGEVNLVDWLKTMVSNRDSEGVLDPKLPDKPSTRALKRALLVALRCVDPNAQKRPKMGHVVHMLEADDFPFRDDRRGGVKEQHGKSSRDGAMPMEKRLSEPGDSSGYESSVQTDRTMLRKREGDDEQ, from the exons ATGTCGGATCTTTACGGAAGCAATGAATCTGAAGACATGTCTTCTTTTATTCAAATTCTTCTCCAAAATTCTTCGTCTTCCGCCGCCGTCAGCGACGGCGCTGCGGCGGCCGGAGGGTTTTTCGGCGGCGGAGGGGCGGTGGCGGAGTCCTCCACCAGCATCAGTTTCTCTGATCCCAGCTGCTTCTTCGCCGGTGGGCCGAGTGGCAAGAATCTTGCTTCCAATTGTGAG GGAGGTGAAGCTTTTGATATACCGGTGAATCCGGCTCCACCTCGTTCTTCGAAGAGAAGTAGAGCTGCTGAAGTCCACAATTTATCAGAAAAG AGGAGGCGAAGTCGGATCAACGAAAAACTGAAAGCGCTTCAGAATCTGATTCCAAATTCTAACAAG ACTGACAAGGCATCTATGTTGGATGAAGCCATTGAATATCTCAAACAGCTTCAACTCCAAGTTCAG ATGTTGACAATGAGGAACGGGTTGAGTTTGCACCCCGGCTACTCCCTGCAGTCGTTGCTAGCACCCTCACCCGGTCTAGCCATAGACGAAGGCAATCCACTGCTGCACACAAACAGAGGCACAGACGCGCTCTCTAGGGACCAAGATGTCTTCCTGCAGAGCTCCGTTGCACCCATGAACCTCGGGCCCTCAGCCCTGCCAACGCTCGTGCCCTCCACACAAAACGCTGCAAACTCTGCAATGCTCCCGAGCTATGCACCGCCGTTGCAGCAGAACCGTTACGGACTGCTCAACCATATAGCCTCCACGAAGGATATTTGCAGGGACGACGCGTTGTCAAGATTGAACAGTTCGTCACCGGGG TTCCCTTTCCCCTTCCCCGCCCTCTCTGGCGCGACtgtcttcttctccttctcccaCAGAAGTCAAAATGCCTCAATCTCCACACTAAAATACTtctcacaaaaaaaaatgtcgGATGGCAAAGGCAAACCCGCGTTCCTCAACGACCAGCTCTCAAAACGCACCACCATCTTCGGCCTCCGCCTCTGGGTCGTCGTCGGCATCTGCGTCGGCGCCGCCATCgtcatcctcctcttcctcctctcccTCTGCTTCACCTCCCGCCGAAACAAGTCCAAAACTTTGACAAATAAAAACCCCACCTTTATCCCCACCGTCTCCAGAGAAATACAGGAAATCCGGGTCGACCCGCCTATTTCGGACCCGGATCCGGAGCCAGCCCACGTGGAGGTGAAGAAGGGTGATCAGGACGGCGGGGGGCCGGAGGTTTCGCATCTGGGGTGGGGACACTGGTACACGCTGAGGGAGCTGGAGGAGGCTACTAATGAGTTTGCTGATGAGAATGTGATTGGGGAGGGTGGGTATGGGATTGTTTATAAGGGTGTTTTGGAGGGGGATCATAAGGTTGCTGTCAAGAATTTGCTCAATAACAG GGGTCAAGCGGAGAGAGAGTTTAAGGTTGAGGTGGAGGCGATTGGGCGTGTGAGGCACAAGAATTTGGTGAGGTTGCTTGGTTATTGTGCTGAAGGAACTCACAG GATGCTTGTTTATGAGTATGTGAACAGTGGGAATTTAGAGCAATGGCTTCATGGAGATGTAGGGCCGTGCAGCCCTCTTACATGGGAGATTCGAATGAACATCATTCTTGGAACTGCAAAAGG CTTGACGTATTTGCACGAGTGCCTTGAGCCTAAGGTGGTCCACCGCGACATTAAATCGAGCAACATCTTGCTGGACCGGCAGTGGCACGCCAAGGTGTCCGATTTTGGCCTTGCGAAGCTCATAGGCTCAGAGAAGAGCTACATCACCACGCGAGTCATGGGAACGTTTGG CTACGTCGCCCCTGAATATGCCAGCACCGGGATGTTGAATGAGAGGAGCGATGTCTACAGCTTTGGCATCCTCGTGATGGAGATCATCACCGGGAGGAACCCGGTGGACTATGGCCGCCCTACCGGGGAG GTAAACCTGGTCGATTGGCTTAAAACAATGGTCTCCAACCGCGACTCCGAGGGCGTGTTAGATCCAAAATTACCCGATAAGCCCTCTACGCGAGCATTGAAGCGCGCCCTTTTGGTTGCGTTGAGATGTGTGGACCCGAATGCCCAAAAAAGGCCGAAGATGGGCCATGTAGTCCACATGCTCGAAGCGGACGATTTCCCTTTTCGTGAT GATCGCAGAGGAGGCGTGAAGGAGCAGCATGGGAAATCAAGTCGCGATGGCGCCATGCCAATGGAGAAGCGGTTGAGCGAGCCGGGTGACAGCAGCGGATACGAGAGCAGCGTCCAAACGGATAGGACGATGTTGAGGAAGAGGGAAGGAGACGATGAGCAGTAG
- the LOC121765431 gene encoding probable E3 ubiquitin-protein ligase RHG1A isoform X2 — protein MQGPSSSVSTLPENISFDHGSGSGDATIESQMPWTSMQTTVQSRIPDYRMQSSDTNNQYLQHVSLEGPNVEWSVGEASSSSSQRLGDQNERKMEHAWAFAPRSNLALEERQYEQSDILSLDNVNVNSHGSQSAHGPFGMRASSSNALPQDLNMIVDSEDDDCQVVERPSSYISMGPSNGQMQAPGTSSGSFAMPSGRGGYMMDGREDRPGCSMDGRRMSYKRKALEMQTGQSSGVGSSNCFQHDERSQWHSMSAAHAAAVNNVNIPIPIDNDVVVNNGSEPANPRLRLGVGAAGSVTPFSLTSSGNAESSRRNLRLRINGLYQQQQDTLPSNLFSTETDAGNVDASSSRYSSRLLCNHLFDMSPATAVESATLNSQPTLHLPPVRRHHQSRWSGASSSRSSRSPIAAAAAVSEDRMQFGESSSRHIPRSISEHPMFIPASEMGSSSQNPTNWNFPGANNSMAANAASSSRAGTSTGLNAAPPSWSHRGHPQYPRRLSEIVRRSLLLNAGAEAAGQSSNHAARSGSPALPQEMVLPSVSDGHGHRVLNSRSAYLDRYVDGAFGVPYSLRTLAAASEGRGNIMSEIRQVLDLMRRGEGLRLEDVMILDHSVLFGMADIHDRHRDMRLDVDNMSYEELLALEERIGNVCTGLSEETVTSRLKRRKYVASKAENTAETEPCSICREEYNEGETLGALECGHDFHADCIKQWLMQKNLCPICKTTGLTT, from the exons ATGCAAGGGCCGAGTAGCTCCGTGAGTACTTTACCCGAGAATATAAGTTTCGATCATGGCTCTGGGTCGGGTGACGCCACCATAGAGTCCCAAATGCCGTGGACTAGTATGCAGACGACCGTGCAAAGCAGGATACCGGATTACAGAATGCAGTCAAGTGACACCAATAATCAGTATTTGCAGCATGTGAGCCTTGAGGGGCCGAATGTGGAGTGGAGCGTTGGCGAAGCTAGTTCCAGTTCATCACAGCGCCTTGGTGATCAGAATGAGAGGAAAATGGAGCATGCTTGGGCCTTTGCCCCGAGATCTAACCTCGCCTTAGAAGAGAGGCAGTACGAACAATCTGATATTCTTTCGTTGGATAACGTCAATGTGAACTCACATGGCAGTCAAAGCGCACATGGCCCCTTTGGTATGCGTGCGTCTAGCTCCAATGCCCTTCCTCAGGATCTTAATATGATTGTTGATTCGGAGGATGATGACTGTCAGGTAGTCGAGCGTCCCAGCTCCTACATATCTATGGGACCGTCTAACGGTCAGATGCAAGCTCCAGGCACTTCCTCTGGTTCGTTTGCCATGCCTTCCGGACGTGGTGGCTATATGATGGATGGGAGGGAGGACAGGCCGGGTTGCTCCATGGATGGGCGGCGTATGTCGTATAAGCGAAAAGCACTTGAGATGCAAACGGGGCAGTCTTCGGGAGTAGGCAGCTCGAATTGTTTTCAACATGATGAAAGAAGCCAATGGCATTCCATGTCGGCCGCTCATGCTGCTGCTGTCAACAACGTTAATATACCGATTCCAATAGACAATGATGTTGTTGTTAATAATGGTTCGGAGCCAGCAAATCCGAGGCTCAGGCTTGGTGTCGGAGCAGCTGGCTCTGTGACTCCTTTCTCTCTTACGTCTTCGGGGAATGCAGAAAGTTCCCGGAGAAATCTCCGTTTGCGAATCAATGGCTTATACCAACAACAACAAGATACTTTACCTAGCAACCTGTTTTCAACCGAGACTGATGCTGGAAATGTAGATGCTTCATCTTCTCGGTACTCTTCTAGATTACTCTGTAACCATTTATTTGATATGAGCCCGGCTACCGCAGTGGAAAGTGCAACCCTTAACAGCCAGCCAACCCTGCATCTTCCTCCTGTGCGCCGTCATCATCAATCTAGGTGGAGCGGTGCATCAAGCTCGAGAAGTAGCAGGTCGCctattgctgctgctgctgctgtttcCGAAGACAGGATGCAATTTGGAGAATCTTCGTCAAGACATATTCCAAGAAGCATTTCTGAGCATCCTATGTTCATCCCAGCCAGTGAGATGGGAAGTTCGTCTCAGAATCCAACAAACTGGAACTTTCCGGGTGCAAACAACAGTATGGCTGCAAATGCTGCGTCTAGTTCTCGAGCAGGGACCAGCACCGGGCTCAACGCTGCTCCACCTAGTTGGTCCCATCGGGGCCATCCCCAATATCCTCGGAGGTTATCAGAGATTGTACGGAGATCTCTATTGTTAAATGCAGGTGCCGAGGCTGCAGGTCAGAGCAGCAATCATGCTGCAAGATCGGGTTCTCCCGCACTGCCTCAGGAGATGGTACTTCCATCGGTGTCTGATGGTCATGGCCATCGTGTGTTGAACTCGAGATCAGCATATCTGGACAGGTACGTTGATGGTGCTTTTGGGGTACCATATTCGCTGAGGACTTTGGCCGCTGCAAGTGAAGGACGAGGCAATATAATGTCCGAG ATTCGCCAAGTCCTGGACCTCATGCGGAGAGGCGAGGGCCTGAGATTAGAG GATGTGATGATCCTCGATCACTCGGTCCTTTTTGGGATGGCTGACATTCACGATCGACACCGGGATATGCGACTGGATGTTGATAACATGTCGTACGAG GAACTATTAGCCCTCGAGGAGCGCATCGGAAACGTGTGCACCGGTCTAAGTGAAGAAACCGTTACGAGCCGTCTGAAGCGACGGAAATACGTTGCCAGCAAAGCCGAAAACACGGCTGAGACAGAGCCATGCAGTATATGCCGG GAGGAGTACAACGAGGGTGAAACTCTAGGAGcgttggaatgtggccacgatTTCCATGCCGACTGCATCAAGCAATGGCTGATGCAGAAGAACCTGTGCCCCATCTGTAAAACGACGGGGCTGACTACCTGA
- the LOC121765431 gene encoding probable E3 ubiquitin-protein ligase RHG1A isoform X1, producing MQGPSSSVSTLPENISFDHGSGSGDATIESQMPWTSMQTTVQSRIPDYRMQSSDTNNQYLQHVSLEGPNVEWSVGEASSSSSQRLGDQNERKMEHAWAFAPRSNLALEERQYEQSDILSLDNVNVNSHGSQSAHGPFGMRASSSNALPQDLNMIVDSEDDDCQVVERPSSYISMGPSNGQMQAPGTSSGSFAMPSGRGGYMMDGREDRPGCSMDGRRMSYKRKALEMQTGQSSGVGSSNCFQHDERSQWHSMSAAHAAAVNNVNIPIPIDNDVVVNNGSEPANPRLRLGVGAAGSVTPFSLTSSGNAESSRRNLRLRINGLYQQQQDTLPSNLFSTETDAGNVDASSSRYSSRLLCNHLFDMSPATAVESATLNSQPTLHLPPVRRHHQSRWSGASSSRSSRSPIAAAAAVSEDRMQFGESSSRHIPRSISEHPMFIPASEMGSSSQNPTNWNFPGANNSMAANAASSSRAGTSTGLNAAPPSWSHRGHPQYPRRLSEIVRRSLLLNAGAEAAGQSSNHAARSGSPALPQEMVLPSVSDGHGHRVLNSRSAYLDRYVDGAFGVPYSLRTLAAASEGRGNIMSEQIRQVLDLMRRGEGLRLEDVMILDHSVLFGMADIHDRHRDMRLDVDNMSYEELLALEERIGNVCTGLSEETVTSRLKRRKYVASKAENTAETEPCSICREEYNEGETLGALECGHDFHADCIKQWLMQKNLCPICKTTGLTT from the exons ATGCAAGGGCCGAGTAGCTCCGTGAGTACTTTACCCGAGAATATAAGTTTCGATCATGGCTCTGGGTCGGGTGACGCCACCATAGAGTCCCAAATGCCGTGGACTAGTATGCAGACGACCGTGCAAAGCAGGATACCGGATTACAGAATGCAGTCAAGTGACACCAATAATCAGTATTTGCAGCATGTGAGCCTTGAGGGGCCGAATGTGGAGTGGAGCGTTGGCGAAGCTAGTTCCAGTTCATCACAGCGCCTTGGTGATCAGAATGAGAGGAAAATGGAGCATGCTTGGGCCTTTGCCCCGAGATCTAACCTCGCCTTAGAAGAGAGGCAGTACGAACAATCTGATATTCTTTCGTTGGATAACGTCAATGTGAACTCACATGGCAGTCAAAGCGCACATGGCCCCTTTGGTATGCGTGCGTCTAGCTCCAATGCCCTTCCTCAGGATCTTAATATGATTGTTGATTCGGAGGATGATGACTGTCAGGTAGTCGAGCGTCCCAGCTCCTACATATCTATGGGACCGTCTAACGGTCAGATGCAAGCTCCAGGCACTTCCTCTGGTTCGTTTGCCATGCCTTCCGGACGTGGTGGCTATATGATGGATGGGAGGGAGGACAGGCCGGGTTGCTCCATGGATGGGCGGCGTATGTCGTATAAGCGAAAAGCACTTGAGATGCAAACGGGGCAGTCTTCGGGAGTAGGCAGCTCGAATTGTTTTCAACATGATGAAAGAAGCCAATGGCATTCCATGTCGGCCGCTCATGCTGCTGCTGTCAACAACGTTAATATACCGATTCCAATAGACAATGATGTTGTTGTTAATAATGGTTCGGAGCCAGCAAATCCGAGGCTCAGGCTTGGTGTCGGAGCAGCTGGCTCTGTGACTCCTTTCTCTCTTACGTCTTCGGGGAATGCAGAAAGTTCCCGGAGAAATCTCCGTTTGCGAATCAATGGCTTATACCAACAACAACAAGATACTTTACCTAGCAACCTGTTTTCAACCGAGACTGATGCTGGAAATGTAGATGCTTCATCTTCTCGGTACTCTTCTAGATTACTCTGTAACCATTTATTTGATATGAGCCCGGCTACCGCAGTGGAAAGTGCAACCCTTAACAGCCAGCCAACCCTGCATCTTCCTCCTGTGCGCCGTCATCATCAATCTAGGTGGAGCGGTGCATCAAGCTCGAGAAGTAGCAGGTCGCctattgctgctgctgctgctgtttcCGAAGACAGGATGCAATTTGGAGAATCTTCGTCAAGACATATTCCAAGAAGCATTTCTGAGCATCCTATGTTCATCCCAGCCAGTGAGATGGGAAGTTCGTCTCAGAATCCAACAAACTGGAACTTTCCGGGTGCAAACAACAGTATGGCTGCAAATGCTGCGTCTAGTTCTCGAGCAGGGACCAGCACCGGGCTCAACGCTGCTCCACCTAGTTGGTCCCATCGGGGCCATCCCCAATATCCTCGGAGGTTATCAGAGATTGTACGGAGATCTCTATTGTTAAATGCAGGTGCCGAGGCTGCAGGTCAGAGCAGCAATCATGCTGCAAGATCGGGTTCTCCCGCACTGCCTCAGGAGATGGTACTTCCATCGGTGTCTGATGGTCATGGCCATCGTGTGTTGAACTCGAGATCAGCATATCTGGACAGGTACGTTGATGGTGCTTTTGGGGTACCATATTCGCTGAGGACTTTGGCCGCTGCAAGTGAAGGACGAGGCAATATAATGTCCGAG CAGATTCGCCAAGTCCTGGACCTCATGCGGAGAGGCGAGGGCCTGAGATTAGAG GATGTGATGATCCTCGATCACTCGGTCCTTTTTGGGATGGCTGACATTCACGATCGACACCGGGATATGCGACTGGATGTTGATAACATGTCGTACGAG GAACTATTAGCCCTCGAGGAGCGCATCGGAAACGTGTGCACCGGTCTAAGTGAAGAAACCGTTACGAGCCGTCTGAAGCGACGGAAATACGTTGCCAGCAAAGCCGAAAACACGGCTGAGACAGAGCCATGCAGTATATGCCGG GAGGAGTACAACGAGGGTGAAACTCTAGGAGcgttggaatgtggccacgatTTCCATGCCGACTGCATCAAGCAATGGCTGATGCAGAAGAACCTGTGCCCCATCTGTAAAACGACGGGGCTGACTACCTGA